In one Brienomyrus brachyistius isolate T26 chromosome 12, BBRACH_0.4, whole genome shotgun sequence genomic region, the following are encoded:
- the znf638 gene encoding zinc finger protein 638 isoform X6: MLKSNTKVSTQDGVVTNNSSGSAMSSDAAGRFTLFLESCVPVVNSLNFGHPLLFGPASLQLAQIKAQLALQQLNALATGNHAVPALSLLNLLKVTMSHPLYNPRGAPFTGQRPVVSGQYGIGSQSAVDIGGARMGPSTIISSLMSQQLGFPMTPHSTPLSQDMKSAIDMHIRGAREEVRLFNQMMQQQKIVDPRIRKETREEVLTQGTGFSSQRVPGRLDEQSTVDWSIYQAPSKLFSPQVVAQPSPPTQMFQPSGFGATTTGGGRGSLESQPSVGPTRYTSESASSILASFGLSNEDLEHLSHYPDEQLTPDNLPFILRDIRLQKAKRNLTDVDHARASSAEHISTESRQSKVIDYGHSSKFGYSDENPDSFQLDQHRKESPAYVVESSVNSTSFPMVDSKRSQPNTIVGPKKPAMDQRKHSSDAKNIKAAASRDPGPKSMPASSRSAVLSPAHSGRSNLMNFPEGSSGSKSGYGTSKGPWPLSFPSSNSTKRLPTPTMMNDYSAASPRIFPHTCSLCNIECVQIKDWIEHQNTSIHIESCRRLRKQYPDWNVETVSVSRHDRNTSLDRRSPTRRTRSPSRSQSWSRSPSPWRYHGRSGSRSRRLRSRSRSRSSRKYRRSRSRSRSPRRALRNSPQVHRRSRTPRRSRSRSYSHPSRRLSPHRSSPRRSTRSSSTEKLAKKLIESSGLSATDNVTLEAMMQSLAPALMAELAKRKISSKKSSSSSWTSKKTESLKHRTVSKSSHSSAARNTSSSDVKLSASQSKNVRVKKKAGPGTACLLRLKGIPFSASHQDLVDAVEPFGKINHAILMKSIKEASVCMEREEDAKALAECRNLKIRGRVIEIYLAKDVAKEQKKAVMKKKEMPASKSSRAKVPARNLGTSVMKKPMKKQEVSKFVVEISGLPESGCTVEDLAKLASPFGIASEVTIAVTKRKALLGLPDMEALEKMVKACKDAPPKIQDHQLTVTPASKPVDLSNVESLFKVLMEMENPAELAGLADRLLVVSNVPVGSSGTNDVQELVKRFGAVKQALVLNYRIIFEMDSGSTAQAVHARFLKFPCIIQNNPLTFSVIIKPAKSTEEVKKKTEVKQSFKPGMKPYDSSKKGSASSKATSGKAKAGKPHASPFGTVKDMPVFARGTAASRASAATSKTATTTTFSSATTASSVAICTSGTAEASETEVAQGQTSEVPASSVSSVALVSSLSCSETVAEVEAPPITTEEWVFEKEPPMDIENQQTGLCDSLKNSTVVCQTEKDQQDQPKPKEQSEDELNGGPAPSVHHPDESVIIEPAEDHTSTVMVDDSKQNTEVNQAETTAAEPVLASTDPLVSSTDSQTIKPECDMITCSVPSDTVDLTGLGAFDSPRSTAGPSGTVDLASISNLSVPEPQPDLAQPQPDLAQPQPDLAQPQPDLAQPQPDLAQPQPDLAQPQPDLAQPQPDLAQPQLERQPSIPVHQPSILEHQPGADSIQPAAGTKTPSPDGPDDKSLDFPPVTPEILRALEKAVQECRMRASLQAKNSCMASSVDKKPRPLTEKSRCSDSPEKDRLSRTKSRAQSDEEHPPITWRGGSSGSSSGSRKSKHDDSPASKRVKGREDSKHKSYNTRSSKTQGNSKAVESKPIEEPSLDDFSEDTFPFDLDEFVTVDEVGEEVDMPWPQDHFLHDVQPPTKRRRSQEPTKGQQSLKKPSASSTPRSQAEKKAAASVSKPLKKSGQSAKAKQGKTSAKLTGHKTRTDFTAAADQDASIETVKLEVVPADSTPEPVPVILESESEVVRKYSAAVADKQEESKEPGQTVCPQDGSFPSAAVEEVLQIPLTEELKAEDRQAVQPTEKFQAESEGAGEDPEALVTVDEVGGDEDPFLQAVRDLQALVTLDEIVEEDGNEEPSSERFPFGLDDETGEAFNPEVSSACQCQALVTLDETQGDDEMEEEESKKNTGKTTTQLSSAAELGETESPGAEELRKMNFVTVDEVGEEEEELQGEEAKNSVRVPEVTDVKKEGSKALVTEPAPCPATAPPSTQTEEHPGGLAPASTPDGSDVPSSESLAKEQREKPSSLTQELVENQHEPQQGGAFKVENEARAELVTEEPAMKRSRSDTLFLKDSKLPPFSPDQPIGLEFVVPKTGFFCKLCSLFYGNEETAKKTHCSSLKHYQNVERYLLKQKIQRSRGPSQESVPQ, from the exons CTTTACATTGTTCTTGGAAAGTTGTGTGCCTGTTGTGAATTCCTTGAACTTCGGCCATCCGCTACTTTTTGGCCCCGCATCTTTGCAGTTGGCCCAAATTAAGGCCCAGTTGGCTCTGCAACAGCTGAATGCGCTTGCCACCGGTAACCACGCTGTGCCTGCATTGTCCTTGTTGAACCTCCTCAAGGTCACCATGTCCCACCCCTTGTACAATCCCCGGGGGGCACCCTTCACTGGCCAGAGGCCCGTCGTGTCTGGCCAGTATGGCATCGGCTCACAGTCGGCCGTGGACATTGGGGGTGCGCGCATGGGTCCCAGCACCATCATATCGTCACTAATGTCCCAGCAGTTGGGATTCCCGATGACTCCGCACTCTACTCCTCTGTCTCAAGACATGAAGTCTGCCATAGACATGCACATTCGAGGAGCCCGGGAGGAGGTTCGCCTATTTAACCAGATGATGCAGCAGCAAAAGATTGTAGACCCTCGGATAAGGAAAGAGACCAGGGAAGAGGTCCTTACCCAAGGCACTGGCTTTTCTTCACAGAGGGTCCCTGGCAGATTGGATGAACAGTCCACTGTGGACTGGTCCATCTACCAGGCCCCCAGCAAGCTCTTCTCCCCACAAGTGGTGGCTCAGCCGTCACCCCCCACCCAAATGTTTCAACCATCTGGGTTTGGAGCCACCACCACAGGAGGGGGCAGAGGAAGCTTGGAGAGCCAGCCTTCTGTAGGGCCAACCCGCTATACCTCAGAGAGCGCCAGCAGCATCTTGGCCAGCTTTGGACTTTCAAATGAAGATTTGGAGCACCTCAGCCACTATCCAGATGAGCAACTCACCCCAGacaatcttcctttcattttgcGTGACATCAGACTCCAGAAGGCCAAAAGGAATTTGACTGATGTGGACCATGCTCGAGCAAGTTCAGCCGAACATATAAGCACAGAATCGCGGCAAAGCAAAGTAATTGATTATGGACATTCAAGCAAATTTGGTTATTCTGACGAGAACCCAGACAGTTTCCAGCTGGATCAGCATCGTAAAGAGTCTCCTGCATATGTTGTGGAGTCTTCGGTAAACAGCACCTCCTTTCCTATGGTAGACTCCAAGCGTTCTCAGCCAAACACCATAGTGGGTCCGAAGAAACCAGCGATGGACCAGAGGAAGCATTCATCTGATGCGAAGAATATCAAGGCAGCTGCTTCTAGAGACCCAGGTCCAAAATCCATGCCTGCCTCCAGCAGATCGGCAGTACTGTCTCCAGCCCACAGTGGCAGATCCAACTTGATGAACTTCCCTGAAGGCAGCAGTGGCTCGAAGTCTGGCTATGGGACATCCAAAGGGCCTTGGCCCCTGTCATTCCCTTCAAGCAACAGTACAAAGAGGCTGCCAACACCCACCATGATGAATGATTACTCGGCTGCATCTCCGAGAATCTTTCCTCATACGTGTTCTCTGTGTAACATAGAGTGTGTCCAAATAAAG GACTGGATTGAACATCAGAACACCAGCATCCATattgagagctgcagacgtCTAAGGAAACA GTACCCGGACTGGAATGTAGAGACTGTTTCTGTGTCAAG ACATGATAGGAACACATCCCTGGATCGTCGAAGTCCAACACGACGAACTCGTTCTCCGTCTCGCTCCCAGTCGTGGTCTAGATCACCAAGCCCTTGGCGCTACCATGGCCGGTCTGGGTCGCGCAGCCGCAGACTGCGTTCCCGATCCCGGTCCCGAAGCTCTCGGAAGTACCGCCGCTCCAGGAGTCGCAGCCGCTCACCCCGCCGTGCCCTGCGAAATAGCCCCCAAGTCCACCGTCGATCCCGCACTCCACGCCGCTCCCGCTCACGTAGCTACAGTCATCCCTCCCGCCGGCTGAGCCCACATCGATCTAGCCCACGTCGGTCAACCCGATCTTCCAGCACAGAGAAGCTTGCCAAGAAGCTCATAGAATCCTCAG GATTGTCTGCAACTGACAATGTCACCCTGGAGGCCATGATGCAGTCATTGGCCCCGGCCCTCATGGCGGAACTGGCCAAGAGAAAGATCAGCAGCAAGAAGAGTTCATCATCATCTTGGACATCTAAAAAGACTGAATCTTTGAAACACCGTACTGTGTCCAAGTCTAGCCACTCCTCAGCTGCCCGAAACACTTCTTCCAGTGATGTGAAGTTAAGTGCGTCTCAATCAAAG AATGTCAGAGTAAAGAAGAAGGCCGGCCCCGGCACCGCCTGTTTACTCCGGCTGAAAGGAATTCCATTTAGCGCTAGCCACCAGGACCTTGTGGATGCAGTGGAACCATTTGGGAAGATAAACCATGCAATTCTCATGAAGTCCATAAAGGAG gcATCCGTGTGCATGGAAAGGGAGGAAGATGCCAAGGCTCTCGCTGAATGCAGGAACTTGAAGATCCGAGGCAGAGTCATTGAGATTTATCTGGCAAAA GATGTGGCAAAGGAACAGAAGAAAGCAGTCATGAAGAA GAAGGAGATGCCTGCAAGTAAATCATCCAGGGCAAAGGTACCCGCCAGAAACCTGG GTACCAGCGTGATGAAAAAGCCAATGAAAAAG CAGGAGGTGTCGAAGTTTGTGGTGGAGATCTCCGGTCTGCCCGAGAGTGGATGTACTGTGGAGGACCTTGCCAAATTAGCCAGCCCCTTTGGGATTGCCTCTGAGGTCACCATTGCAGTTACCAAAAGAAAG GCCTTATTGGGGCTGCCTGACATGGAGGCCTTGGAAAAAATGGTGAAGGCCTGCAAAGATGCCCCTCCGAAGATACAGGACCATCAACTGACAGTTACTCCGGCATCCAAGCCAGTAGATCTCAGTAACGTG GAGTCCTTGTTCAAAGTATTGATGGAAATGGAGAATCCTGCT GAACTGGCTGGCCTTGCAGACAGGTTGCTTGTGGTCAGCAATGTGCCTGTGGGCAGCAGTGGTACCAACGACGTCCAGGAGCTTGTCAAGCGTTTTGGTGCCGTGAAGCAGGCTCTGGTGCTTAACTACAGG atcatttttgaaatGGATTCGGGCTCTACAGCCCAGGCAGTTCACGCCCGTTTCCTGAAGTTCCCCTGTATCATCCAGAACAATCCCCTAACTTTTTCTGTCATCATCAAGCCTGCAAAAAGCACGGAGGAG GTCAAAAAGAAGACTGAAGTTAAGCAGAG CTTTAAACCAGGAATGAAACCCTATGATTCTTCGAAAAAAGGTTCTGCATCCTCCAAAGCTACTTCTGGTAAAGCAAAGGCAGGTAAACCCCATGCTAGCCCCTTTGGCACAGTTAAAGATATGCCTGTTTTTGCCCGGGGTACAGCTGCCAGCAGGGCGTCAGCAGCCACCTCCAagactgctactactactaccTTCTCTTCAGCTACTACAGCCAGTTCCGTGGCTATTTGTACCTCTGGTACTGCAGAAGCTTCCGAGACAGAAGTTGCCCAGGGTCAAACTAGCGAGGTTCCGGCCAGCAGTGTCAGTAGTGTTGCATTAGTGTCAAGCCTCAGCTGTTCTGAAACGGTGGCTGAGGTCGAAGCACCCCCTATAACAACAGAGGAATGGGTCTTTGAGAAAGAACCTCCAATGGACATTGAAAACCAGCAGACCGGCCTGTGTGATTCTTTGAAGAACAGCACAGTAGTGTGTCAGACAGAGAAGGATCAGCAGGATCAGCCGAAGCCAAAGGAGCAAAGCGAGGATGAGCTTAATGGGGGCCCTGCTCCGTCTGTCCATCATCCTGACGAGTCTGTCATCATTGAGCCAGCAGAGGATCATACCAGTACTGTTATGGTTGATGATTCCAAACAGAATACCGAGGTAAACCAAGCTGAAACCACTGCAGCTGAACCTGTTCTGGCCAGTACCGATCCACTGGTCTCCAGTACTGATAGTCAGACAATCAAACCAGAATGTGACATGATCACTTGCTCGGTTCCATCCGATACAGTTGACCTTACAGGACTGGGAGCTTTCGACTCCCCGCGGTCCACAGCAGGGCCCTCAGGCACAGTTGACTTAGCCAGCATCAGCAATCTATCCGTCCCTGAGCCCCAGCCCGACCTCGCTCAGCCGCAGCCCGACCTCGCTCAGCCGCAGCCCGACCTCGCTCAGCCGCAGCCCGACCTCGCTCAGCCGCAGCCCGACCTCGCTCAGCCGCAGCCCGACCTCGCTCAGCCGCAGCCCGACCTCGCTCAGCCGCAGCCCGACCTCGCTCAGCCGCAGCTTGAACGTCAGCCGTCCATCCCTGTGCACCAGCCATCCATTCTTGAGCACCAGCCTGGAGCAGACAGCATCCAGCCTGCTGCTGGCACAAAAACCCCATCCCCTGACGGGCCGGACGACAAGTCATTGGATTTCCCTCCTGTGACGCCCGAGATCCTACGGGCACTGGAGAAAGCGGTGCAGGAATGCCGCATGCGTGCCTCTCTGCAGGCCAAAAACAGTTGCATGGCCTCCTCAGTTGACAAGAAGCCGCGGCCtctgacagagaagagccgtTGCAGTGATTCTCCAGAGAAGGACCGACTCTCCAGGACCAAGAGTCGAGCACAGTCTGATGAAGAGCATCCTCCCATAACATGGAGGGGTGGTTCGTCTGGGTCATCGTCAGGGTCACGGAAAAGCAAGcatgatgacagccctgccTCCAAGAGAGTGAAAGGGCGTGAGGACAGTAAGCACAAG AGTTATAACACCCGCTCTTCAAAGACACAAGGCAACTCTAAAGCAGTAGAGTCGAAACCA ATAGAAGAACCATCGCTGGACGACTTCAGTGAGGACACATTTCCCTTTGACCTAGATGAGTTTGTGACTGTAGATGAGGTGGGAGAAGAAGTGGACATGCCGTGGCCCCAGGACCATTTCTTGCATGACGTTCAGCCACCAACCAAGCGCAGGAGGTCCCAGGAACCAACCAAGGGACAGCAGTCACTAAAAAAGCCTTCTGCTAGTTCGACCCCCAGAAGCCAAGCCGAGAAAAAagctgctgcctcagtttcTAAGCCTCTCAAGAAGTCTGGCCAGTCTGCTAAAGCCAAACAAGGTAAAACATCTGCAAAGTTGACAGGTCACAAAACAAGAACAGACTTCACAGCAGCTGCAGATCAAGATGCTTCCATAGAAACTGTCAAGTTAGAGGTGGTGCCAGCAGACTCCACCCCTGAGCCTGTGCCTGTCATATTGGAGAGTGAGTCTGAGGTGGTGAGAAAATATTCCGCAGCAGTGGCAGATAAGCAGGAAGAATCAAAAGAGCCTGGACAAACAGTCTGCCCTCAAGATGGATCTTTCCCTTCTGCCGCCGTGGAAGAGGTCCTTCAGATCCCCCTTACTGAGGAGCTTAAAGCAGAAGATCGGCAGGCAGTCCAACCCACAGAGAAGTTTCAAGCAGAATCAGAAG GcgccggggaagacccagaagCACTGGTGACTGTAGATGAGGTCGGTGGAGATGAAGACCCTTTTCTGCAAGCAGTTCGGGACTTGCAGGCTCTAGTCACACTGGATGAAATAGTAGAGGAAGACGGGAACGAGGAACCCAGCAGCGAACGCTTCCCTTTTGGCCTAGATGACGAGACTGGGGAGGCCTTCAACCCCGAGGTCAGTTCTGCTTGCCAATGCCAG GCCCTAGTTACCCTGGATGAGACGCAGGGTGATGATGAAATGGAGGAAGAGGAAAGCAAGAAGAACACTGGAAAAACAACAACGCAGCTGTCCAGTGCTGCAG AACTTGGAGAAACTGAGTCCCCAGGAGCTGAGGAGCTGCGCAAGATGAACTTTGTTACTGTTGATGAAGtgggtgaggaggaggaggaactcCAAGGGGAGGAAG CAAAGAACTCTGTGAGGGTGCCCGAAGTCACTGACGTGAAGAAAGAGGGGTCCAAGGCGCTTGTGACCGAGCCTGCACCTTGCCCTGCCACTGCGCCCCCCTCTACTCAGACTGAGGAGCATCCAGGTGGTCTGGCTCCTGCTTCCACACCAGATGGGTCTGATGTGCCTTCCAGCGAGTCCTTGGCCaaggagcagagagagaaacCCAGCTCGCTGACACAGGAGCTAGTGGAGAACCAGCATGAGCCTCAGCAAGGAGGTGCATTCAAAG TGGAGAACGAGGCCAGAGCTGAGCTGGTCACGGAGGAGCCTGCTATGAAGAGGTCTCGCTCAGATACTCTATTCCTCAAAGACTCCAAGTTGCCCCCGTTCAGTCCAGACCAACCCATTG GTCTGGAGTTTGTCGTCCCAAAGACTGGTTTCTTCTGCAAGCTCTGCTCATTGTTCTATGGCAACGAAGAGACTGCCAAGAAAACCCACTGCAGCAGTCTCAAGCACTATCAGAATGTAGAG AGGTACCTGTTGAAGCAGAAGATTCAGCGAAGCAGAGGCCCCAGTCAAGAGTCTGTGCCACAATGA